From the Lathyrus oleraceus cultivar Zhongwan6 chromosome 4, CAAS_Psat_ZW6_1.0, whole genome shotgun sequence genome, one window contains:
- the LOC127136249 gene encoding uncharacterized protein LOC127136249, whose amino-acid sequence MPLSNTSIAALRQQMDGSNHELVNMLTNQMGIVFNPVIQESAETNRQVANQLTRLCNFLGAPTLQMAQVVRKTIPDQVEIGTAEDETVHEGQIPRPQQNQGIESGVAGHNQMVLVNRHQDADQIVDQYRQEDLAMENNLTTIVERIMGRNSMSATLQRPLYASPLAEFILQTESPRGTRVPKYTKFGGESGESTIEHIA is encoded by the coding sequence ATGCCGCTGTCGAATACTTCAATAGCAGCGTTGAGGCAGCAAATGGATGGTAGTAATCATGAGTTGGTTAATATGTTAACTAATCAAATGGGTATAGTTTTTAATCCTGTGATACAGgaatctgctgaaacaaataggcaggtggcTAATCAATTGACACGCTTGTGTAACTTCCTAGGGGCACCGACTCTACAGATGGCACAAGTGGTTAGGAAAACCATTCCTGATCAAGTAGAGATAGggacagcagaagatgagacAGTCCATGAGGGACAAATCCCTAGACCCCAACAAAATCAAGGCATTGAGTCAGGAGTAGCAGGACATAACCAGATGGTGTTAGTTAACCGACATCAGGATGctgatcaaattgtcgatcaaTATCGGCAAGAAGACTTAGCAATGGAAAATAATTTAACAACTATTGTCGAAAGAATTATGGGTAGGAATAGTATGAGTGCCACATTGCAAAGGCCACTATATGCCTCCCCATTGGCTGAATTTATTCTCCAAACCGAGTCACCTAGAGGAACGAGAGTGCCTAAATACACTAAGTTTGGGGGAGAATCTGGTGAGTCGACAATAGAACATATTGCCTGA